The genomic interval GCTGCAAACGCTCCGCCAAGGTGGCTGAATTGACTTCGTGGTGATCCAAAGTCGAGGAGATGCCCTCCAGCGATTGCCGCAGCTCCTCGGCTTCGGCTGCATCCATGTCATCGGCGGCTGCCAACTGCTGGCGAAGCAGTTCGATGGTTTCGTCTAGTTCTTCTCGCACCGATGGGGCTCCAAGGAAATGGGGTGGGGGTGACGACTGCGGTTGCAATTTCAATCGTCCAAGGTTCAGTGTCTGTGATCGGACAGGAACGCTCAAGTGACGTCTCAGCCGGAATCACCAAGGATACAACCGCAGTTGCCCCATCAAGAACCCGTCATGGACCTGACATGAACCCGTCCTCCTGAATCCAAGCGTCAGCTTGAACGTTCATGTCACACTCGCCGTTTCAACCGCTGCCATCGAGTGTTAGGATAACACGCCTGAGACACTGTGGCCCACGCTCAAATGCTCATCAGTGCGTTATCGCACGGAGGAGAGTTTGTCACGTGCGGCAAAGCGTCACGTCAACGGCGAACATCGTCATAATTAGCGCACAATCGGTAGCTGACAAGACGAATTTGGAGGTGTCGTTGCGTTTGGCACTGCATTTGTTCTCAGGCACCAGGAATCGAGCCCGAATCGAGCCAAACGGGTGCAGTACGCAACCAGATGTAAAGCGCAGACGGCCCACCGGGTGGCCGACAGGCGATCAGCGTCTTGTCAATTCGATCGTTTTTCTTTCTCAACTTGAATCGTAAACAGAAAACAAGCCATGGAAACGCATGCCGCGAATGATCCGTCGCAGCCAAGGGACATATCGGAACCGTCCCAATCCTCGTTGGAGCTTGAGAGATTTAGCTATGACGATGGAATCGTCCGCCTGTTTGCCACCGCAACAATCATCTGGGGTTTGGTCGCGACGCTCGTGGGTTTGATCGTTGCGGTGATCTTGGTGATGCCCGAGCTGACCAACGGACTGCCTTGGATTTCGTTCGGTCGCCTGCGTCCGCTACACACCAATGCTGCGATCTTTGCTTTCGCGGGCAACGGGATCTTTGCGGCGATCTATTACAGCACCCAGCGGTTGTGCAAAGCCCGGATGTGGAGTGACGTGCTCAGCCGGGCACACTTCTGGGGCTGGCAATTGATCATCGTCCTGGCCGCGATCACTTTGCCCTTGGGGTATTCTCAAGGACGTGAGTACGCCGAACTGGAGTGGCCGATCGATATCTTGATCGCCGTCGTGTGGCTGGTGATCTTCGGTGGCAATTTCTTGATGACATTGATCAACCGACGAGAGCGGCACATGTACGTCGCTTTGTGGTTTTACATCGCAACGATCGTGACGGTCGCTGTGCTGCACGTCTTCAATAACTTGGTAATCCCCGCAGGACTGCTCAAGGGATACAGCGTCTACGCGGGTGTGCAAGACGCGTTCATGCAATGGTGGTACGGTCACAACGCGGTCGCGTTCTTTTTGACGACGCCGTTCCTCGGGTTGATGTACTACTTTTTGCCCAAGGCCGCTGACCGGCCGGTGTTCAGTTACAAACTCAGCATCATTCACTTTTGGTCGCTGGTCTTTATCTACATTTGGGCTGGCCCTCACCACTTGCACTACACCGCGCTGCCCGAGTGGGCCAGCACGCTGGGCATGTTGTTCAGTTTGATGTTATGGATGCCCAGTTGGGGCGGAATGATCAACGGTCTATTGACGCTGCGTGGTGCATGGCACAAGGTCGCGGCGGACCCGGTCCTGAAGTTCTTCGTCGTCGGCGTGACGTTCTACGGGATGTCGACTTTTGAAGGGCCGATGCTGTCGATCAAATCGGTTAACGCATTGAGCCACTACACGGACTGGACGATCGCACACGTTCACTCCGGTGCGTTGGGTTGGAACGGGTTCATGACCTTTGGCATGCTGTACTGGCTGCTGCCGCGAATCTTTCAGACCAAGATGTGGAACGACAAGCTTGTCAGTTGGCACTTTTGGGTCGGAACGATCGGCATCCTGGCATACATCATTCCGATCTACGCAGCAGGTCTGATGCAAGGCCTGATGTGGCGTGCCATGGACGACACGGGCAACCTCAAATACCCCGAATTCATCGAGATCACGCAATCGATCGTGCCGTTGTGGTGGTTCCGGGTATTGGGCGGTTTGCTGTACGTCGCCGGAGTGGTCATGATGTGCGTCAACGCGCTGATGACTTGGATGGGTCGACCGGCGAAGTACGAAGTGCCGGTCCACACCGCGCCTCGATTGTCCAAGACATACAAAGACGAGCCCGCTCCCAAAAGCGATCTGGACGATGTCCCCGTGCTGGACTTGGCCAAAAAAGTCAGTGTGTTTGCCAAGATGGGCTGGCACCGTCGTTGGGAACGCTTGCCCGTGACATTCACTGTCCTGACGACGTTGGCCGTGATCGTCGCGACGCTGTTCGAAGTCATTCCGACGTTCCTGATTCGCTCGAACATCCCAACGATCGCGACGGTCAAGCCCTACACGCCGCTGGAACTGGCAGGGCGACACATTTTCGTCTCCGAAGGATGCTTCAATTGCCACTCGCAAATGATCCGGCCGATGGTGGCCGAGACCAAGCGTTACGGCGAATACAGCAAGCCGGGGGAGTTCATTTACGACCGACCGTTCCAGTGGGGCAGCCGTCGTATCGGTCCCGACTTGGCACGCGAAGGTGGGCGTCAGAGCAGCTACTGGCACTGGCAACACTTTGAGTACCCCGATGTCGTCTCGCCGGGGTCGGTGATGCCCAGCTATCGCCACCTCCTGGAAGACGATCTGGTGTTCGAAAAAATATTCCCGCACGTGGAGGCCGCCCATTTCTTGGGTGCCCCTTACACGGAAGAAGAACTGACCCAGACCAAGGAGGTCGCGTTCCGTCAAGCAGAACAAATTGCCGCCGAGATCGTCGGTCAAGGCGGGCCGCCCAACACCTTCAACAAACAGGCGATCGCCCTGATCGCTTACTTGCAGCGAGTCGGCGTCGACCTCAATCGCACCGAAACACCGGCAGCAGAAACACCGGCGACGGATGCTCCTGCTGGTGATAGCCCGCCTGCGGAAACGTCCACTGACGAGCAACCCACCCCCGAAACACCAGACGCTGAAACACAAGAGGCCGGAGCATGATTCGCGACATCGTCAGTTTCCTGGACTACTCGATCTGCGCCGAAGTGGCGTTGGCCTTGTTCGTCGGAACGTTCTTTTTGATTTTCTACGGTGCCTTGCGACTGAGCCGCAACGCAACCGACAAATTTGCCGCGATTCCCCTGAGTGATGAGGTGGAGGAACCACGATGAGCGATACACCGAAAACAGATCATGCATACGATGGCATCGAAGAATTCGACAATCCGTTGCCGGGTTGGTGGAAGTGGTTGTTTGTCGCAAGCATTGTCTTCAGCCCGTTCTATTGGATGTTCTATCACGGCGGTGCCAGTGGACGATCGGTCGAAGATCTCTACAACGTCGCCTTGGCCGAGAACACGCGAAAGCAGTTTGAGGAAATCGGGGAATTAAAACCCGACGAAGCGACCTTGGCCAGTTACATGAACAAAGGCAGTTGGGTCAAAGTCGGCCAAGCCGTCTTTCGCGCCAATTGCGTGTCGTGCCACGGTCGCGAAGGTGAAGGCAAGGTGGGGCCGAACCTGACGGATGAAGCGTACAAGAACGTGGCCAACCTGGAAGACATCGCCAAGGTGCTGATCAATGGTGCTGGCAACGGTGCGATGCCCAAGTGGTCAAACCGATTGCATCCCAACGAGATCGTCCTCGTGTCGGCCTACGTCGCAACTTTGCGTGGCACCAATGTTGATGGCGGGCGACCTCCAGAGGGTCGAACCATCGCTCCTTGGCCTGCGGCTCCCGCAGAATCCGATGCAGATGCAGAGTCGGACGCAGATCCGGCTGGTGATAACACCGATGATGGCAAGTGACCATCTCCGAATGAGTCCTTGAGGGACATGATGAGTATCTTTGAATCGTTGCCGCTGCTTGCCGCCTCAGGCGGCTGCCGAAACGCGGGCAAGTGCCAGTTGGCCGGAGCCTGTGAGGGTGCCGGCGGCGTGTCGCCAGCGGGTGCAATTCCTGCTGGCCGAGAACCAGCGGCTGTCGGTATGGGGACGTTGGTCTTTGCGACCGCCAGCAATCAAGAGACGGAGGAGCCAGAATCCGGCACCACGGGTGGAAAACATTCCGCTTTGTTGGAATCACCGGAACACGTGTTGAGCACCTTGGAAAGCGACGGCAGCCGACGTTGGTTGCGTCCCAAGCTTTCGCCAGGCAAATGGTGGCAGCGCCGACGGATCGTCGCCTACCTGCTGATGATCGTGTTTGTGGTGATCCCGCACTTGCGACTGGCTGGCAAGCCGTTGATTTTGCTGGATATCGCCGAACGTGAGTTTACGATCTTGGGCAGGACGTTCTTGCCGACGGACACACTGTTGCTGGCTCTGTTGATGCTGTCGGTTTTTGTCTCGATCGTGTTGATCACCGCAGTGGCAGGACGGGCGTGGTGCGGTTGGGCGTGCCCGCAAACGGTCTACATGGAGTTTCTGTTCCGTCCAGTTGATCGATTGTTTGACAACACGGTCGGCAAAGGGGGCAAGCCACGGCGGGACAAAGGTGCCTTGTTGCACATCGCTCGATTTGTCGTGTACGCATTGTTGTGCATGTTTCTGGCGCACACCTTCCTGGCTTACTTCGTCGGCACGGAAAAGCTCGCGATGTGGGTCCGCAGCACACCTGCGGCGCATCCAGTAGCGTTCCTGGTGATGTCTGCAACGCTCGGCTTGATGCTCTTTGACTTCATGTTCTTTCGAGAACAGTTGTGCCTGATCGCTTGCCCCTATGGTCGGTTTCAATCGGTCATGTTGGACCAGCAGTCGACCATCGTGGCCTACGACTATGTTCGTGGCGAACCCCGGAAAAAGGGCAAGCGGGAGCCGTTGCCTGTGGTCTCGGCGGATGGGCGGGCAAGCGTCACCGAAAATCGCAGCGTCGGCGATTGCGTGGATTGCAATCAGTGTGTCGTCGTCTGCCCCACCGGAATCGACATTCGCGACGGATTGCAGATGGAATGCATCAACTGCACTCAGTGCATCGACGCGTGTGATGAGGTGATGGACCGAGTGGGTCTGCCCAAAGGATTGATCCGGTATGGTTCACAGGATTCCATTGCCGGCAAGGCAAAGCGGTTGCTGAGAGCACGTACGATGATCTATCCGGTCATCTTGCTCGCACTCTTTGGCGCTTTGTTGACGGCGTTGGTGATCAAGTCCGGTTTCGATGCTCGTGTGATCCGTGGCAAGGGAGCGCCGTACACGATTTACCCGGATCGCACCGCGTCCAACGAATTCCAGCTTCGTTTGGTCAATCGCACCGATGAACCGCAGCACTATGAGATCATTCCCCCGGCAGATGAATCGATCAAAATCGAAGTCCTCGATCAGGGCAAAATGACGCTTGAGGGTGGCGGGACCGAACTGGTACCGCTGCATGTGACCTTCCCGAGCAACTTGACGCGGGGCATCGGGCGATCCAATCTGAAGATGACGATTCGCGACGGCGAGCAGCGGACTCGCGAGGTTCAGTTCTTTCTCTTGGGACCCAGGTAATCGATCATGGCGATGAAAAGTGTGTCATACGACCAGTCGGATCGCAGCTTGAGCGAGCGAGATTCGGATGAACGCAGTGCCAAGCGTTTTTGGATCTCGCTGGTACTGGTGCTGTTTGTCATTCAGTCGACCGTGATGGGAATCGCGATCAATCTGGCCATCTCGGATCCATCCGCGGTCGTGACGCCCGACTATCATGCCGCGGCGTTGAATTGGGATGAAACACGACGATCGCGAAGTGCCCCTCAGAGAATGGGTTGGACGGTCAAGTTGTACGTGTCCGACGTGGCCGATCAACGTGGCCAGCGTGCCGTCGAGTGGACGGCAGCGGATCGCGAAGGAAATCCGCTAGACGGATTGACGATCGACGCGCGGGTGTACCATCACGCGCGAGCGGGCGACGTCCAAGAACTGCAACTCAAATCCGCCGGCGACGGTCGCTACATTGCTTTGGCCGACATGCCACGCAATGGATTGTGGCAGATCGATCTGTCGGTGGCCGGAGCAGAGGAGCCCGTCGAACAAACTGAGACGGTGGAGGTGCATTCGTCATGACCGCCAACGTACTGATTTTGCTATCCGCCGTCGTGACGTCCAGCCTGATGGGCAGCCTGCACTGCGTCGGCATGTGTGGGCCGCTGGCGTTGTGGGCCAGCGGTGCCGGCGACAAAGAGAACTCGCGATCATTGATGATGCCGACGTCGCTGTACCATGTCGGTCGCTTGATCACGTACACGATCGTCGGTTTGATCGCGGGGCTGATCGGAGCGGCCGTCGATTTCGGCGGCGGAGTTTTGGGGCTGCAGGTGGCTGCCGCTCGCGTCGTCGGCGGCCTGATGGTGGCGATCGGGCTGATCAAGTTGTGGAGCATGTTGGGCAAGCGTTCAGCGTCGAAAGAGCTCAAGCCGTCTCGAATCGGCGGACTGTTGGCCAAAGTCCGGCCGTATGTCTTTCGTCTGCCAATTTCCGCTCGCGCACTGGCCACGGGCATGCTGACCACGTTGCTGCCCTGTGGTTGGTTGTACCTGTTTGCTCTGATCGCCGCCGGCACGGGCAGTCCGTGGACCGGTGCCTTGCTGATGATCGCGTTTTGGGTCGGCACCGTTCCGGCTTTGGTCGCCTTGGTCGCGGGGACTCGTGTGTTGTCCCGCAAATTCACTCGCGCGATTCCCGCGGTCGCAGCGGTGCTGCTGATCTGCGCAGGATGCTTTACCGCATCGGGGCGTGGCTTGGCGGGAATGAGTTCCTTTGGTCAGTCAATGATTCCCGAAGGCGATTCGCTGGAGCAAGTACAAAACGTCGATCAGGAAACGCTTCCCTGTTGCAGGACGCATTGAGTTGTCAGCCTCGGCATCTCGCATCGATGCTCGGCAAACCGTTGCCGACCAGAACGTCGCATGCTCGCACTGCGGCTTGCCGACCAATCACTACGGCACGCCAATCAGCCGTGATCGTCAGGACGCACCGCCACTGTCCTTCTGTTGCAGCGGATGCCGTCAAGCCTATGAGCTGATCCACGACTGGGGACTCGATGACTTTTATGCTTTGCGTGACCAAAGCAAATGGGACAGCGACGGCGTGTCGGCCGGTGGAGCTCGCTACAGTGATTTCGACGACGATGAGTTTTTGGGTTGTTCGAAACCGCAACAGATGTCCGACGGCCGACTTTCCACGTCGCTGTCCATCAGCGGCATCCACTGCGCCGCGTGCGCGTGGTTGATCGAAAACGCAGCGGCACGAATCCCCGGCTGGACGATCGCGCGTGTCAAAATGAGCGATCGCACGCTGCAGGTGATCTACTCTCCTGAAAAAATACAACTCAGTGAAATCGCGTCCGTGGTCGGTCGGCTCGGGTATCGACTCGCACCGCTGACCTCTGATCACGAACAACGTTTTGCGTTGGAAAGTCGTCAACTGTTGATGCAGATCGCGGTAGCTGGATTCCTGGCCGCCAATGCGATGTGGATTGCGATCGCGCTGTATGCCGGTGATGCTTCTGGCGTGGAAGCACAGCATCGTACGTTTCTGCGTTGGGCAGGCACTTTCTTGGGCGTCGGCTCCGTGCTGATCCCTGGACGAATATTTTTTGTCAGCGCGTGGGCTGCGATCAAATATCGCACTCCGCACATGGACCTGCCCGTCGCACTCGGCTTGTCCGTCGGGACGGTGGTAGGCGTATTCAATGCGATCATGGGATCGGGGCACGTCTATTTTGATTCGCTGGCGATGCTGGTGTTTCTGTTGTTGATCGGTCGTTGGATTCAGTTTCGTCAACAGCACCGCGCGGCGCAAGCCCTGGACTTGATGATGCGGATCACGCCGCAGCATGCGACACGAATCGACGAGGATGGCTCGGAACGTCGAGTGCCCGTCGATTCGTTGAGAACCGGTGAACGGATTCGCGTGCACGCTGGTGAGAGCGTGCCCGCAGATGGAAACGTGATCGCCGGAGAATCGTTGCTCAACACGTCTTTGCTGACGGGTGAAAGCCGCCCGGTTCACGTCCGTGTCGGCGACGAAGTGACTGCGGGAACCGT from Stieleria varia carries:
- a CDS encoding DUF4404 family protein; its protein translation is MREELDETIELLRQQLAAADDMDAAEAEELRQSLEGISSTLDHHEVNSATLAERLQQQADAFQESHPVLTQTVGRLADMLAQMGI
- the ccoN gene encoding cytochrome-c oxidase, cbb3-type subunit I, yielding METHAANDPSQPRDISEPSQSSLELERFSYDDGIVRLFATATIIWGLVATLVGLIVAVILVMPELTNGLPWISFGRLRPLHTNAAIFAFAGNGIFAAIYYSTQRLCKARMWSDVLSRAHFWGWQLIIVLAAITLPLGYSQGREYAELEWPIDILIAVVWLVIFGGNFLMTLINRRERHMYVALWFYIATIVTVAVLHVFNNLVIPAGLLKGYSVYAGVQDAFMQWWYGHNAVAFFLTTPFLGLMYYFLPKAADRPVFSYKLSIIHFWSLVFIYIWAGPHHLHYTALPEWASTLGMLFSLMLWMPSWGGMINGLLTLRGAWHKVAADPVLKFFVVGVTFYGMSTFEGPMLSIKSVNALSHYTDWTIAHVHSGALGWNGFMTFGMLYWLLPRIFQTKMWNDKLVSWHFWVGTIGILAYIIPIYAAGLMQGLMWRAMDDTGNLKYPEFIEITQSIVPLWWFRVLGGLLYVAGVVMMCVNALMTWMGRPAKYEVPVHTAPRLSKTYKDEPAPKSDLDDVPVLDLAKKVSVFAKMGWHRRWERLPVTFTVLTTLAVIVATLFEVIPTFLIRSNIPTIATVKPYTPLELAGRHIFVSEGCFNCHSQMIRPMVAETKRYGEYSKPGEFIYDRPFQWGSRRIGPDLAREGGRQSSYWHWQHFEYPDVVSPGSVMPSYRHLLEDDLVFEKIFPHVEAAHFLGAPYTEEELTQTKEVAFRQAEQIAAEIVGQGGPPNTFNKQAIALIAYLQRVGVDLNRTETPAAETPATDAPAGDSPPAETSTDEQPTPETPDAETQEAGA
- a CDS encoding cbb3-type cytochrome c oxidase N-terminal domain-containing protein, translated to MSDTPKTDHAYDGIEEFDNPLPGWWKWLFVASIVFSPFYWMFYHGGASGRSVEDLYNVALAENTRKQFEEIGELKPDEATLASYMNKGSWVKVGQAVFRANCVSCHGREGEGKVGPNLTDEAYKNVANLEDIAKVLINGAGNGAMPKWSNRLHPNEIVLVSAYVATLRGTNVDGGRPPEGRTIAPWPAAPAESDADAESDADPAGDNTDDGK
- the ccoG gene encoding cytochrome c oxidase accessory protein CcoG, coding for MSIFESLPLLAASGGCRNAGKCQLAGACEGAGGVSPAGAIPAGREPAAVGMGTLVFATASNQETEEPESGTTGGKHSALLESPEHVLSTLESDGSRRWLRPKLSPGKWWQRRRIVAYLLMIVFVVIPHLRLAGKPLILLDIAEREFTILGRTFLPTDTLLLALLMLSVFVSIVLITAVAGRAWCGWACPQTVYMEFLFRPVDRLFDNTVGKGGKPRRDKGALLHIARFVVYALLCMFLAHTFLAYFVGTEKLAMWVRSTPAAHPVAFLVMSATLGLMLFDFMFFREQLCLIACPYGRFQSVMLDQQSTIVAYDYVRGEPRKKGKREPLPVVSADGRASVTENRSVGDCVDCNQCVVVCPTGIDIRDGLQMECINCTQCIDACDEVMDRVGLPKGLIRYGSQDSIAGKAKRLLRARTMIYPVILLALFGALLTALVIKSGFDARVIRGKGAPYTIYPDRTASNEFQLRLVNRTDEPQHYEIIPPADESIKIEVLDQGKMTLEGGGTELVPLHVTFPSNLTRGIGRSNLKMTIRDGEQRTREVQFFLLGPR
- a CDS encoding FixH family protein; this encodes MAMKSVSYDQSDRSLSERDSDERSAKRFWISLVLVLFVIQSTVMGIAINLAISDPSAVVTPDYHAAALNWDETRRSRSAPQRMGWTVKLYVSDVADQRGQRAVEWTAADREGNPLDGLTIDARVYHHARAGDVQELQLKSAGDGRYIALADMPRNGLWQIDLSVAGAEEPVEQTETVEVHSS
- a CDS encoding sulfite exporter TauE/SafE family protein, with translation MTANVLILLSAVVTSSLMGSLHCVGMCGPLALWASGAGDKENSRSLMMPTSLYHVGRLITYTIVGLIAGLIGAAVDFGGGVLGLQVAAARVVGGLMVAIGLIKLWSMLGKRSASKELKPSRIGGLLAKVRPYVFRLPISARALATGMLTTLLPCGWLYLFALIAAGTGSPWTGALLMIAFWVGTVPALVALVAGTRVLSRKFTRAIPAVAAVLLICAGCFTASGRGLAGMSSFGQSMIPEGDSLEQVQNVDQETLPCCRTH